The region CTTGCTGAAATCAAAAACATCTGCTAAATCTTTACCATCGGTTACTTTCACACAACAACTATCATCAATTTTCCCGATGACTGCAGCAGTGATACCCACTTCTTCGAATACATTCAGGCATTCATCAACATTTTCCGTTTTTGCGGTCACAATGTAACCGGTTGCGGGATAAATCATCAGCCACTGGTCCAGGGCAACATCTGCAGGTTTAGGGATTTGCCGCAGGTCTACCTCTGCACCCACCATGCTGGTCTCACAAAGCATTCCAAGTGTACCTATGGTTCCCGGATTACTGATGTCCTTGCCGGCGGTCACAAGGTGCTTTTCGCCGATCTTTTGCATTATCATGAACCGGGAGCGAACGGTTTCAGAATCCTTGAAAGAAGTTGTATCCCAGCTATAAGGAGAATTTTTCCCCACACGACCATCCATATCATAGCCGACAATAACTGTATCACCCACACAGGCGGTGTCACTGCGGATGACACAATCCTTCTTTGCGATTCCTATAATGGAGACTGACAGTGAATTGTAAGGTGTGTCAGGATGCAGATGGCCTCCAACCATAGGCACACCAAATTTTCTCACACCGTCTTTCATACCTTGCAACATACCGTCACATACATCCTTGTGAGAAGAAGACATCACATTAACCATGGCAAGCGGCCGTGCCCCCATAGCAGATATATCGTTAATATTTACAACAACAGAAGTATAACCCGTCCACCACGGACTTGCTTCTGTGATCCTGCCCCATATCCCATCAGCCGCAAACAGGATGACTTCATCGCCACCAATATCAATTATTGCAGCGTCATCACCCATATCAACGACAGTACCCCCATAACTTTCCCTCACGTCATCAAACATACGTGCAATGTCTGCGATAGGTGCTTTGCGGGATACACCCTCAAAGTCGTGCAACTTTTGGGCAAGGGTATGTACATCCAATTGAAAAACTCCTCATTTATTCAGACGCATCATCAGAAGATTTTTTTTGACGGATTCGGCCTTTTTAAGAGCATCGACTTTAACCATATTACGACGTTCCTCGCTCATTTGAGAAAGATCTTTACCCAGAAGCCCATAAGCATCGGACCGACACTGGCGACAGTGGCGCATTTGTTGAACATATGGTTCACAGGAATCCTGTACAGCTTTGCGTTCCTGTGGAGTAGGAGCAGTCCAGTCAGCAAAATCGGCCTGACATATAAGAGGCATAACATTCATGATATACACACCCATGTCATTGAGTTTCTGTGCAATCTCGATAATATGATCCTCATTGATACCCGGAACAAGCACCGTGTTGATCTTAACAACCAGTCCTGCTTCCACAGCCTTGCGGATACCTTCAAGCTGGTTTTCAAGAAGAATGCTGGCTCCTTCGACACCCCGGTAGGTTTTACCATTATAGTTTACATGATCCACAATTTTTGCCCCTATTTCAGGGTCAATGGCATTCAAAGTAACAGTTAATGTGGAAACGCCGGAATCCAGGACATCCTGTATCCTGGCAGGCAGAGCCAGACCATTGGTACTCAGGCAGAGAGTGACATCCGGGAAATGTTGTTTTATAAGTTTGAAAGTCTCAAAGGTTTCCTCATTTGCAAGAGGATCACCCGGACCGGCGATACCCACGACTTTAATGAAAGGATATTCTTCCAATACCTTTTGTGTTTTTTCAAGTGCCTGTTGTGGATTTAAAACTTCACTTGTGACTCCGGGCCGACTTTCATTTACGCAATCATATTTACGGTCACAGTATTTACATTTAATATTGCATTTAGGAGCCACCGACAGATGAATCCTTCCAAATTTATGTTGTGCATCCTTGTTATAGCAGGGATGCTGGGCAATAAGCCTCTTTATCGAGTCCCGGTCTTCTTCCGACAGACATTCCTCAGGGTCCTTTCCGCTCTCTGTGGCCAAAATATTTCCTCCACTCTAGACAAATCTTATGTTGCTATTGAGTCACATCTAGATATAGGTTTTGGAATTCTGCTCAGTCAATCTCACTTAACTGGCACCACTTGCCGTGTCCTTCCCAGACCTTCACAGAGAGAGGGAAATCCAGCTGCTGGGATAGGCGGTTATAGATATGCTCACAGAGATTTTCCGAACTTGGATACTCCAGGATATCATTGAGCATGCAATGATCATACTCTTTCAAAGTCGAACGGACAGTCTGTTTTACGTCATAGAAATCAATGACCATCCCGGATGGCTTTTTCTCTCCTTCAAGGACAACTTCCACTTTATAGGTATGACCGTGAACTATACCACAACTTTCATGCCCGGGCAGATAATGGGCACTGTCAATATATTCCTCTACTCCAAGTTTCATTTTTGTCATTATAGGCACCCCCACATTTTGTGAGTCTGAGGGATTATTAGAGTGTTTTTGATCTCGAGTAAATTTTCCTGCAGGGAAAGTATTGTCCGTATATCTGTAGCCCCTGTGTGCTGTGTGACCGGCTGTAATACCACACAGCTTATGTAATCGGATATCTGCTCTACAACATCCATCACTTCAGCCGGTTTAGTTGAAGAAGTTACTACTATTTTACAGAAACAATCCCTGTGTTGATTGCTTTGAAGTGTGCGGAAACACTTGTATGTACGTTCGAGGTGTTCAACAAAATTACTCCCTTCAAATTCTTCGGGTAATTTCACATCCCCGGCCACATAATCCACCGAGTCCTTCACAATCGCCGCTTTTTCAGGCAGGGTCATGTTAGTTTCAAGATAAACAGGGGCAGGCAGATCCAGACCCCTGATGAATTCTGCATGTAAAAGAGGTTCCCCTCCTGTCAGGGATACCGAATGCAGATTAACAAATGCTCTAGTCCTCTCCTCAATGTCTGAAGCGCAAAGCATGGGTGAGAGTTTCTCAAATTCACCGCTTCCAGGCACTTTTTCAAAAAGACAATGATCCGGCTCATCGAGAGGAGTATCACAGTAAGAGCAATCCAGATTACACCCAACAAATCTGACAAAGGCCTGCCGCACCCCTACATAAGGACCCTCTCCCTGTACCGCACAGAATATCTCGGACACCGGTTTCGTTTCCACTTAAACCACATCCAGAGGCCGGGATTTGCGAAGATCTCCTTCGATATCCTCCATCTCTTTAATGTATCTGCCTGTGATAGCTTCCAGCAATTGCCGGGTATTTTCTGCAGCAATACCACATTCTTCCAGGTTGCCATAAAAATCATGGGATAC is a window of Methanohalophilus mahii DSM 5219 DNA encoding:
- a CDS encoding methanogenesis marker 2 protein, giving the protein MDVHTLAQKLHDFEGVSRKAPIADIARMFDDVRESYGGTVVDMGDDAAIIDIGGDEVILFAADGIWGRITEASPWWTGYTSVVVNINDISAMGARPLAMVNVMSSSHKDVCDGMLQGMKDGVRKFGVPMVGGHLHPDTPYNSLSVSIIGIAKKDCVIRSDTACVGDTVIVGYDMDGRVGKNSPYSWDTTSFKDSETVRSRFMIMQKIGEKHLVTAGKDISNPGTIGTLGMLCETSMVGAEVDLRQIPKPADVALDQWLMIYPATGYIVTAKTENVDECLNVFEEVGITAAVIGKIDDSCCVKVTDGKDLADVFDFSKDLITGIKE
- the nifB gene encoding nitrogenase cofactor biosynthesis protein NifB, with translation MATESGKDPEECLSEEDRDSIKRLIAQHPCYNKDAQHKFGRIHLSVAPKCNIKCKYCDRKYDCVNESRPGVTSEVLNPQQALEKTQKVLEEYPFIKVVGIAGPGDPLANEETFETFKLIKQHFPDVTLCLSTNGLALPARIQDVLDSGVSTLTVTLNAIDPEIGAKIVDHVNYNGKTYRGVEGASILLENQLEGIRKAVEAGLVVKINTVLVPGINEDHIIEIAQKLNDMGVYIMNVMPLICQADFADWTAPTPQERKAVQDSCEPYVQQMRHCRQCRSDAYGLLGKDLSQMSEERRNMVKVDALKKAESVKKNLLMMRLNK
- the queD gene encoding 6-carboxytetrahydropterin synthase QueD; this encodes MTKMKLGVEEYIDSAHYLPGHESCGIVHGHTYKVEVVLEGEKKPSGMVIDFYDVKQTVRSTLKEYDHCMLNDILEYPSSENLCEHIYNRLSQQLDFPLSVKVWEGHGKWCQLSEID
- a CDS encoding 7-carboxy-7-deazaguanine synthase QueE, producing METKPVSEIFCAVQGEGPYVGVRQAFVRFVGCNLDCSYCDTPLDEPDHCLFEKVPGSGEFEKLSPMLCASDIEERTRAFVNLHSVSLTGGEPLLHAEFIRGLDLPAPVYLETNMTLPEKAAIVKDSVDYVAGDVKLPEEFEGSNFVEHLERTYKCFRTLQSNQHRDCFCKIVVTSSTKPAEVMDVVEQISDYISCVVLQPVTQHTGATDIRTILSLQENLLEIKNTLIIPQTHKMWGCL